The proteins below come from a single Holdemania massiliensis genomic window:
- a CDS encoding MerR family transcriptional regulator translates to MRVHEVCKKTGLSRKAVHFYIQEGLISPVKNENGYYDLNESDLKTLEIIQRLRQLDLPIEVIHEAFRYPISLNFFLHRHVYQRKQKINEMAAQLEVIRYLLETIPCNATPEFLLKLPRQHFDTLPQIRLADSMDVVSDARMIAILLLAPFLDIEVDPYRQFLWDRISSELKLHFKENLKYLQRLIYHLSAQEIQQSTEAQYALFLRLSQGESLDPFETELLNQCRLLSHDEHLQSIWILLYELILRPDLEFYQSAILGLMMEFSDRFTLCMQRLETILLRVQNNPEYLPLLQELKEALQGKFQLGQGLNSDLFLVYTFSCGLFSSCIQQQLQDWLKPPLF, encoded by the coding sequence ATGCGTGTTCATGAAGTCTGCAAGAAAACCGGGTTAAGCCGCAAAGCGGTACATTTTTATATCCAGGAAGGTCTGATCTCTCCGGTTAAAAATGAAAATGGCTACTATGACTTAAACGAATCTGATCTGAAAACGCTGGAAATTATTCAGCGGCTGCGGCAGTTGGATCTTCCCATTGAAGTCATTCATGAAGCGTTTCGGTATCCGATCTCGCTGAATTTTTTTCTTCATCGTCACGTTTATCAGAGAAAACAGAAAATCAATGAAATGGCCGCTCAGCTGGAAGTGATTCGTTATCTGCTGGAAACTATCCCCTGCAATGCCACGCCGGAGTTTCTGCTGAAACTGCCGCGTCAGCATTTTGACACGCTGCCGCAGATCCGGCTGGCTGATTCCATGGATGTTGTTTCGGATGCGCGCATGATTGCCATTTTATTGCTGGCACCGTTTTTGGATATTGAAGTTGACCCGTACCGGCAGTTTCTCTGGGATCGGATTTCTTCTGAGCTCAAGCTGCACTTCAAAGAGAATCTGAAATATTTGCAGCGGCTGATTTATCATCTCAGCGCTCAAGAAATTCAACAGTCGACGGAAGCGCAATATGCACTGTTTCTTCGTTTATCCCAGGGAGAATCTCTGGATCCGTTTGAAACAGAACTTTTGAATCAGTGCCGGCTTTTAAGCCATGACGAGCATCTTCAATCCATCTGGATCTTATTATATGAGCTCATCCTGCGGCCTGATTTGGAATTCTATCAAAGCGCCATTCTGGGCTTAATGATGGAATTCAGCGATCGTTTCACACTTTGCATGCAGCGCCTGGAAACGATTCTGCTGCGTGTCCAAAATAATCCGGAGTATCTTCCGCTTCTGCAAGAGCTGAAAGAAGCGCTGCAGGGAAAATTCCAACTGGGACAGGGACTGAATTCAGACTTGTTTCTCGTATATACCTTTAGCTGCGGCCTGTTTTCTTCCTGTATTCAGCAGCAGCTGCAGGACTGGCTGAAGCCGCCGCTTTTTTGA
- the rpsL gene encoding 30S ribosomal protein S12, with protein MPTINQLVRKGRENKVWKSKSPALNRGYNSLQRQATNIASPQKRGVCTRVGTMTPKKPNSALRKYARVRLSNGMEVTAYIPGIGHNLQEHSVVLIRGGRVKDLPGVRYHIIRGTLDCAGVANRNQSRSLYGAKKPKAKK; from the coding sequence ATGCCAACGATTAATCAGTTAGTCCGCAAGGGCCGTGAGAACAAGGTTTGGAAATCGAAGTCCCCGGCTTTAAACAGAGGTTACAACAGCCTGCAGCGTCAGGCCACCAACATTGCATCGCCACAGAAGAGAGGCGTCTGCACCCGTGTCGGAACCATGACACCGAAAAAGCCGAACTCGGCTCTGCGTAAATACGCGCGTGTTCGTCTCAGCAACGGAATGGAAGTTACAGCTTATATCCCAGGAATCGGTCACAACCTGCAGGAGCACAGTGTTGTTCTGATCCGCGGCGGCCGTGTTAAGGACCTCCCAGGTGTCCGTTACCACATCATCCGCGGAACTCTGGACTGCGCCGGCGTTGCCAACCGGAATCAGAGCCGTTCTCTGTACGGGGCAAAGAAGCCGAAAGCTAAGAAATAA